From a single Haloarcula sp. DT43 genomic region:
- a CDS encoding CPBP family intramembrane glutamic endopeptidase has protein sequence MDDTAANWGVLAAGLGLVVLVATETGVVGWVTPPTGVGPVTARGVAAAGFVAAALAFSLARHGALDGRQAGLGAAGASALATFATLVAFFGPEFRAGVEATVGLAVYLAVLAGGVTVALGWALSTGVANDRLYTVARALSVATGIGLAGFLVGTVFAQFVVLGAALAGLISAGALDGGTVTGPTYITLTVGIGVGFVGFGAAVANRLGRDWADLDLRRLTLRDIGYSVGGVVVLMVALVGFSYLIQALGLEAARSSVEELAREDPSFLLVMVPLAFLTIAPSEEFIYRNLIQKYLYDDFGDLQAIVLTSAVFGVVHFGQYSTGTPTQTVLSLLLVFVLSTLLGLSYLKTENLLVPIFIHGAFNAIQFLMLYVEIAGTPVV, from the coding sequence GCCGCAGGCCTCGGTCTCGTCGTGCTCGTCGCAACCGAAACCGGCGTCGTCGGCTGGGTGACGCCGCCGACTGGGGTCGGCCCGGTCACCGCCCGCGGGGTCGCCGCCGCGGGCTTCGTCGCCGCCGCACTCGCCTTCTCGCTCGCCCGCCACGGCGCACTCGACGGGCGGCAGGCCGGTCTGGGCGCGGCGGGCGCGAGCGCACTGGCGACGTTCGCGACGCTCGTCGCCTTCTTCGGGCCGGAGTTCCGCGCCGGTGTCGAAGCGACCGTCGGTCTGGCTGTCTATCTCGCAGTGCTGGCCGGCGGCGTCACGGTCGCGCTGGGCTGGGCGCTCTCGACCGGCGTGGCGAACGACCGGCTGTACACGGTCGCCAGGGCGCTCTCGGTGGCGACCGGCATCGGTCTGGCCGGCTTCCTCGTGGGGACGGTGTTCGCCCAGTTCGTCGTCCTCGGGGCCGCGCTGGCCGGCCTAATCAGCGCCGGAGCGCTCGACGGCGGGACCGTCACCGGGCCGACGTACATCACGCTCACCGTCGGCATCGGCGTCGGCTTCGTCGGCTTCGGCGCGGCCGTCGCCAACCGGTTGGGCCGGGACTGGGCCGACCTGGACCTGCGTCGACTGACCCTCCGCGATATCGGCTACAGCGTCGGCGGCGTCGTCGTCCTCATGGTCGCGCTCGTCGGCTTCAGTTACCTCATACAGGCACTGGGCCTGGAAGCGGCCCGCAGCAGCGTCGAGGAACTGGCCCGCGAGGACCCGTCGTTCCTGCTCGTGATGGTCCCGCTCGCGTTCCTGACCATCGCGCCCAGCGAGGAGTTCATCTACCGGAACCTCATCCAGAAGTACCTCTACGACGACTTCGGCGACCTCCAGGCGATTGTCCTCACCAGCGCCGTCTTCGGTGTCGTCCACTTCGGCCAGTACAGCACCGGCACGCCGACACAGACGGTCCTCTCGCTGCTGCTCGTGTTCGTTCTCTCGACGCTGCTCGGCCTGAGCTACCTCAAGACCGAGAACCTGCTCGTCCCCATCTTCATCCACGGTGCGTTCAACGCCATCCAGTTTCTCATGCTGTACGTCGAGATTGCGGGAACGCCGGTCGTCTGA